In a single window of the Coffea eugenioides isolate CCC68of chromosome 3, Ceug_1.0, whole genome shotgun sequence genome:
- the LOC113764593 gene encoding uncharacterized protein LOC113764593 isoform X2, translated as MVSALRSQRMAALARLLTRSHTIADDFGHEKLAVQQYIHREFREADEANLIDEIDMHVFGLRPMTDPLHLVCCNACKKPIKASQYAIHAELCNSLNCSEEIGLELDGGTGNKKPPRKDRKKLLAVNSNQITTVIDRGKFEILDASDISAPELCLDAPATEGKNDAVIVDVLGTGRNTNCLGNATSRPKKRAKMSKADGPRPLLHLQPANGDISQEALLCGQDTRRSMTGTEKTSNQVITDQIPQQLSECYTLNKDVPVPLATKVYYSQRNQRLRSAVRYMYCETSNECHSNEFISAKICQPNADRILTSSPNSYCSDQFTDYQQDKEAGNCLYSAHKQDKILSQSSESNSCKSGGLPPNMNISDLNNVLGPQTTLGKMTSNYLSNSYSFADSSCN; from the exons ATGGTGTCTGCACTTCGAAGTCAGAGAATGGCAGCCTTGGCAAGGCTTCTAACAAGGTCGCATACTATTGCAG ATGACTTTGGCCACGAAAAATTAGCTGTGCAGCAGTACATTCACAGAGAATTCAGGGAGGCAGATGAAGCAAATTTAATTGATGAAATAG ATATGCATGTGTTTGGTTTGCGGCCGATGACAGATCCATTGCATTTG GTATGTTGTAATGCATGTAAGAAGCCAATCAAGGCCAGCCAATATGCAATTCATGCAG AGCTTTGTAATTCATTGAACTGTAGTGAAGAAATTGGTTTGGAGCTTGATGGAGGCACAGGGAACAAAAAGCCACCACGGAAGGACCGAAAGAAGTTGCTGGCTGTTAATTCCA ACCAAATTACTACTGTAATAGATCGAGGCAAATTTGAGATTCTTGATGCCAGTGATATTTCTGCACCGGAATTGTGTTTGGATGCTCCCGCTACCGAAGGAAAAA ATGATGCAGTAATAGTTGATGTTTTAGGAACTGGTCGAAATACAAATTGCTTAGGGAATGCAACTTCGCGTCCTAAAAAACGTGcaaaaat gtCTAAGGCTGATGGTCCACGGCCACTATTGCATCTTCAACCTGCAAATGGTGACATCTCCCAGGAGGCCCTATTAT GTGGACAGGATACTAGAAGATCAATGACAGGCACTGAGAAGACATCTAATCAAGTAATTACAGACCAAATACCTCAGCAACTTTCTGAATGTTACACTCTGAACAAAG ATGTTCCAGTGCCCCTTGCAACCAAAGTTTATTATTCTCAACGGAATCAGCGCTTGCGATCAGCAGTCAGATATATGTATTGCGAAACATCAAATGAGTGTCATTCAAATGAATTTATTAGTGCAAAAATATGTCAGCCAAATGCTGATCGAATTTTGACTTCATCTCCGAACAGCTATTGTTCTGATCAATTTACTGATTACCAGCAAGACAAG GAAGCTGGTAATTGTCTGTATTCAGCACATAAACAAGATAAAATTCTTTCACAGAGTTCGGAATCGAACTCATGCAAATCAGGAGGATTGCCACCTAACATGAACATTTCTGATCTGAATAATGTCCTTGGACCTCAAACTACTCTTGGAAAGATGACAAGCAATTACCTTTCTAATTCTTATTCTTTTGCTGACAGCTCTTGTAATTAA
- the LOC113764593 gene encoding uncharacterized protein LOC113764593 isoform X1 encodes MVSALRSQRMAALARLLTRSHTIAADDFGHEKLAVQQYIHREFREADEANLIDEIDMHVFGLRPMTDPLHLVCCNACKKPIKASQYAIHAELCNSLNCSEEIGLELDGGTGNKKPPRKDRKKLLAVNSNQITTVIDRGKFEILDASDISAPELCLDAPATEGKNDAVIVDVLGTGRNTNCLGNATSRPKKRAKMSKADGPRPLLHLQPANGDISQEALLCGQDTRRSMTGTEKTSNQVITDQIPQQLSECYTLNKDVPVPLATKVYYSQRNQRLRSAVRYMYCETSNECHSNEFISAKICQPNADRILTSSPNSYCSDQFTDYQQDKEAGNCLYSAHKQDKILSQSSESNSCKSGGLPPNMNISDLNNVLGPQTTLGKMTSNYLSNSYSFADSSCN; translated from the exons ATGGTGTCTGCACTTCGAAGTCAGAGAATGGCAGCCTTGGCAAGGCTTCTAACAAGGTCGCATACTATTGCAG CAGATGACTTTGGCCACGAAAAATTAGCTGTGCAGCAGTACATTCACAGAGAATTCAGGGAGGCAGATGAAGCAAATTTAATTGATGAAATAG ATATGCATGTGTTTGGTTTGCGGCCGATGACAGATCCATTGCATTTG GTATGTTGTAATGCATGTAAGAAGCCAATCAAGGCCAGCCAATATGCAATTCATGCAG AGCTTTGTAATTCATTGAACTGTAGTGAAGAAATTGGTTTGGAGCTTGATGGAGGCACAGGGAACAAAAAGCCACCACGGAAGGACCGAAAGAAGTTGCTGGCTGTTAATTCCA ACCAAATTACTACTGTAATAGATCGAGGCAAATTTGAGATTCTTGATGCCAGTGATATTTCTGCACCGGAATTGTGTTTGGATGCTCCCGCTACCGAAGGAAAAA ATGATGCAGTAATAGTTGATGTTTTAGGAACTGGTCGAAATACAAATTGCTTAGGGAATGCAACTTCGCGTCCTAAAAAACGTGcaaaaat gtCTAAGGCTGATGGTCCACGGCCACTATTGCATCTTCAACCTGCAAATGGTGACATCTCCCAGGAGGCCCTATTAT GTGGACAGGATACTAGAAGATCAATGACAGGCACTGAGAAGACATCTAATCAAGTAATTACAGACCAAATACCTCAGCAACTTTCTGAATGTTACACTCTGAACAAAG ATGTTCCAGTGCCCCTTGCAACCAAAGTTTATTATTCTCAACGGAATCAGCGCTTGCGATCAGCAGTCAGATATATGTATTGCGAAACATCAAATGAGTGTCATTCAAATGAATTTATTAGTGCAAAAATATGTCAGCCAAATGCTGATCGAATTTTGACTTCATCTCCGAACAGCTATTGTTCTGATCAATTTACTGATTACCAGCAAGACAAG GAAGCTGGTAATTGTCTGTATTCAGCACATAAACAAGATAAAATTCTTTCACAGAGTTCGGAATCGAACTCATGCAAATCAGGAGGATTGCCACCTAACATGAACATTTCTGATCTGAATAATGTCCTTGGACCTCAAACTACTCTTGGAAAGATGACAAGCAATTACCTTTCTAATTCTTATTCTTTTGCTGACAGCTCTTGTAATTAA